In the genome of Terriglobales bacterium, one region contains:
- a CDS encoding TrbI/VirB10 family protein, producing MVLSLGVAAAQTEAEAKSTAAGTSNTSASAGKSGAQVGSSTSTAASQQAAAGQEPSPEKPKKDAKASASGSADASVSAKAGRGSATLASGTVIDATLTKSISAGKNKEGDRVEAKTTQDVKSEGQVVIPRGSKLIGKVTKAQVREKGKADSQSELGIVFERALLKDGREIPLDATIQAVAAAESAVSSTTMMADEPIMSSGAGGARTTAGASGQGRASGGGLLGGATSTVGSTLGATTNTVGNVAGATVDTATRTTGAVGGSVAGTT from the coding sequence ATGGTACTTTCGCTCGGGGTTGCCGCAGCGCAAACCGAAGCGGAAGCGAAGAGCACAGCCGCTGGCACAAGCAACACTTCCGCTTCGGCAGGGAAGTCCGGGGCGCAAGTGGGGTCGAGCACCTCGACAGCGGCGTCGCAGCAGGCTGCAGCCGGCCAGGAGCCGTCCCCGGAAAAGCCGAAGAAGGATGCCAAGGCTTCGGCGAGCGGTTCCGCGGATGCGTCCGTCTCGGCGAAAGCAGGTCGCGGTTCGGCCACCCTCGCCAGCGGTACGGTCATCGATGCCACTCTGACGAAGTCCATCAGTGCCGGCAAGAACAAGGAAGGCGACCGGGTTGAGGCCAAGACCACGCAGGACGTCAAGTCCGAGGGACAAGTTGTGATTCCTCGGGGTTCGAAGCTGATCGGCAAAGTCACCAAGGCACAAGTCCGTGAGAAGGGAAAAGCCGATTCACAGTCCGAGCTGGGCATCGTCTTCGAACGCGCCCTGCTGAAAGACGGCCGCGAGATTCCGCTCGATGCCACGATCCAAGCGGTAGCGGCGGCGGAGAGCGCTGTCTCCTCGACCACGATGATGGCCGATGAACCCATCATGTCCTCGGGAGCAGGCGGTGCCAGGACAACGGCCGGAGCCTCCGGGCAAGGCCGTGCGTCGGGCGGCGGGTTGCTGGGCGGCGCTACCTCCACGGTCGGCAGCACGCTCGGGGCGACCACGAACACCGTTGGCAACGTCGCTGGGGCAACTGTGGATACCGCGACTCGCACCACCGGTGCCGTGGGCGGCAGCGTGGCGGGTACCACCG
- a CDS encoding YkvA family protein, with translation MRPACRKERMVSGELGRGLRRATKAAESYAQDPERARRLLEDAERKAERRRGVFGSLWSDFTTALRLLRSWRSRRYTSVPWRTVVALLGALVYFVNPLDVVPDALPIVGYLDDATIVAWVLHSVRTDLQRFRRWEEAALE, from the coding sequence GTGCGGCCAGCCTGCCGCAAGGAGCGGATGGTGTCAGGAGAATTGGGACGGGGACTGCGTCGGGCCACAAAGGCGGCCGAGTCGTACGCGCAGGACCCCGAGCGTGCGCGCCGGCTGCTGGAAGATGCCGAACGCAAGGCCGAACGACGTCGCGGCGTATTCGGCAGCCTGTGGTCCGATTTCACAACCGCCCTGCGCCTTCTGCGCTCGTGGCGTAGCCGTCGCTACACCAGCGTCCCCTGGCGGACGGTCGTGGCGCTGCTGGGAGCCCTGGTCTACTTCGTGAATCCGCTGGATGTCGTCCCCGACGCCCTGCCCATCGTCGGCTACCTGGACGATGCCACCATCGTCGCCTGGGTACTGCATTCCGTTCGGACCGACCTGCAGCGTTTTCGACGTTGGGAAGAAGCTGCCCTGGAATGA
- a CDS encoding tetratricopeptide repeat protein, which translates to MALLHSFWYEEAEKAFRAIAEKDPKCAMAHWGVAMTNFRPLWYPTDRSTREKMHEELVKAESLKPRTARERDYIAALLTYFRNPERTDHPALMVQYEQAMEKLHQRYPRDKEAAIFYSLALLGTAQAQPPDKSYARQRKAGAILEPLFAAQPDHPGLAHYLIHSYDFPTLAAQGLNAARRYARIAPAVPHALHMPSHIFIRLGIWDDAIASNRASAEAARVYARSRGWEGAWDQQLHAMDYLAYAHLQKGEQGEAERVLDELQGIQTGIPMSITSHYAFAAIPVRLAMESRRWEQTANLQPRADASPWAAAMVHWARAVGAARSGKLEAARQNLATLTALRDQLRQSKVPFWTDQTEVLHLSAAAWVSQAEGKAQEAERLMRAAADLEDSTDKHPVTPGAITPAREMLGDLLLELKRPKEALAEYQASLKNAPNRFNGLYGAARAAEQAGDTSLARTFYNRLLETCGKENTERKELDAARSFIAMR; encoded by the coding sequence GTGGCTCTCCTGCATTCGTTCTGGTACGAAGAAGCGGAAAAAGCATTCCGCGCTATCGCAGAAAAGGATCCAAAGTGCGCGATGGCGCACTGGGGCGTGGCCATGACCAATTTCCGCCCGCTCTGGTATCCCACCGATCGAAGCACGCGCGAGAAGATGCACGAAGAATTGGTAAAGGCCGAGAGCCTGAAGCCGCGTACCGCGCGTGAGCGTGACTACATCGCAGCCCTACTCACCTACTTCCGTAATCCCGAGCGCACGGACCACCCGGCGCTTATGGTGCAGTACGAGCAGGCGATGGAGAAACTGCACCAGCGCTATCCGCGCGACAAGGAAGCCGCCATCTTCTACTCCCTGGCGCTACTGGGGACGGCGCAGGCCCAGCCCCCGGACAAGAGCTATGCGCGACAGAGAAAGGCCGGCGCCATCCTGGAGCCGCTGTTCGCCGCCCAGCCCGATCATCCCGGCCTGGCCCACTACTTGATTCACTCCTACGACTTTCCGACGCTGGCGGCGCAGGGACTGAACGCAGCACGGCGCTACGCCCGAATCGCGCCCGCAGTACCGCACGCCCTGCACATGCCCTCGCACATCTTCATCCGTCTGGGCATCTGGGACGATGCCATCGCTTCCAACCGCGCATCGGCGGAAGCGGCGCGCGTCTACGCGCGCAGCCGCGGCTGGGAGGGCGCCTGGGACCAGCAACTGCACGCCATGGACTATCTCGCTTACGCGCACTTGCAGAAAGGAGAGCAGGGCGAGGCGGAGCGCGTGCTTGACGAACTGCAGGGCATTCAGACGGGCATTCCCATGAGCATCACCTCGCACTACGCCTTCGCAGCGATCCCGGTGCGTCTGGCCATGGAGTCGCGCCGGTGGGAACAGACGGCAAACCTTCAGCCGCGCGCGGACGCCAGCCCCTGGGCGGCGGCGATGGTGCACTGGGCTCGTGCCGTGGGCGCCGCACGGAGCGGCAAGCTGGAGGCGGCTCGCCAGAACCTGGCCACGCTCACCGCGCTGCGCGACCAGCTTCGCCAATCGAAAGTGCCCTTCTGGACCGATCAGACCGAGGTCTTGCACCTGAGCGCTGCCGCGTGGGTATCCCAGGCTGAGGGCAAGGCACAGGAGGCGGAACGGCTCATGCGCGCCGCCGCCGATCTCGAGGATTCGACCGACAAGCATCCGGTCACGCCCGGCGCCATCACGCCCGCGCGCGAGATGCTCGGAGACCTTCTGCTGGAGCTGAAACGTCCGAAGGAGGCTCTCGCGGAATACCAGGCGTCGCTCAAGAACGCGCCCAACCGCTTCAACGGCCTGTATGGAGCCGCGCGCGCAGCGGAACAGGCGGGCGATACCTCTCTGGCCCGAACCTTCTACAACCGCCTGCTGGAAACGTGCGGGAAGGAGAATACGGAGCGCAAGGAACTCGACGCCGCGCGGAGTTTCATCGCCATGCGCTAG
- a CDS encoding tetratricopeptide repeat protein produces the protein MRPLSGLTLVLLLLVATTPATAQLGQIIIPAGTPEDAAIQQINQEADTQKKVQMLEEFVQNFSSNAAAVAYGHSQLAELALARGDAQAALAHGDKALEAMPNNLDLIMAQVTAAMQTKDNTRIVEYAARGGELYNNLEKHKPEGMTDEHFRNRVEELRLQHKPSYDYLESVAFNGIANEESPARRMALIERFTPAFPGSKFEEQVAQFAMIALQQLNDRTRLIAYAEKTLQANPESVPVLVLLADSFGSDPKTAARGVEYGRKAVTLADKDAAADPQRALLAGTAHTALGKALLNQGNTAAAIAELQKASSALKNEAGAYAECLYYLGFAYAKLNRLTEARQALMQAAEINSPFRQPARDLLAKVNAARAKGR, from the coding sequence ATGCGCCCCTTGAGCGGGTTGACCCTCGTGCTCCTGCTGCTGGTGGCGACCACGCCGGCAACGGCGCAGCTGGGACAGATCATCATTCCTGCCGGTACCCCTGAGGATGCCGCCATCCAGCAAATCAATCAGGAAGCGGACACGCAGAAAAAAGTGCAAATGCTGGAAGAGTTTGTGCAGAACTTCTCGTCCAATGCCGCCGCCGTGGCCTACGGACACTCACAGTTGGCGGAGTTGGCTCTGGCGCGGGGCGACGCACAGGCCGCCCTCGCGCACGGCGACAAGGCGCTGGAAGCCATGCCCAACAATCTCGACCTGATCATGGCCCAGGTGACGGCCGCCATGCAGACCAAGGACAATACGCGCATCGTGGAGTATGCGGCGCGCGGCGGCGAGCTGTACAACAATCTGGAGAAGCACAAACCGGAAGGCATGACGGACGAGCATTTCCGCAACCGCGTCGAGGAGTTGCGCCTGCAGCACAAGCCGTCCTATGACTATCTGGAAAGCGTGGCCTTCAACGGCATCGCCAATGAAGAGAGTCCGGCCAGGCGCATGGCCCTGATCGAACGCTTCACACCGGCGTTTCCGGGATCGAAGTTCGAGGAGCAGGTGGCCCAGTTCGCCATGATCGCGCTGCAGCAACTGAACGACCGCACCCGCTTGATCGCGTACGCGGAGAAGACGCTGCAGGCGAACCCGGAAAGCGTTCCCGTGCTGGTGCTGCTGGCGGACAGTTTCGGTTCCGATCCCAAGACGGCCGCACGCGGCGTCGAGTACGGACGCAAGGCGGTGACACTCGCCGACAAAGACGCGGCCGCCGACCCGCAGCGCGCGCTGCTGGCGGGTACCGCGCACACCGCGCTGGGGAAGGCGCTGCTCAACCAGGGGAACACGGCAGCGGCCATCGCCGAGTTGCAAAAAGCCTCGAGCGCGCTCAAGAACGAAGCCGGAGCGTATGCCGAATGTCTGTACTATCTGGGCTTCGCCTACGCCAAACTGAACCGGCTGACGGAAGCGCGACAGGCGCTGATGCAGGCCGCAGAAATCAACAGCCCGTTCCGCCAGCCGGCCCGCGATCTGCTGGCCAAGGTCAACGCCGCCCGCGCCAAGGGCCGCTAG
- a CDS encoding prolipoprotein diacylglyceryl transferase family protein, whose protein sequence is MRAWKAEAGQYNAVPYTADNVARTHLIPFIEIGPLKLGTYGLMVWLGLVCGYKALEADLKRRKLSADALNIALWLAAAGLVGSKLYHVLETPAELFADPVGRLFSSSGFAWYGAAIGGVITVVLLARHYKMPLPVMLDVTTPAVALGYAVGRIGCLLSGDGDYGIPTSLPWGMSFPHGLVPTTERVHPTPIYEFLAGVVIFYYLWRVGAKVLLQPRPVGEVAAQYFVLSGLARFLVEFIRINPRSFFGLTNAQAVSLLSMIAGITLLAVVRRRFKAVKAEHRIAQHAGEHGTKMQPEYHRATPECPHPERWRMYDSMTAEVEVLEFLKCLVTTVKPSLVVETGSFMGASTLWIAEGLKQNGFGKVITCEHDPVVFAKARERLQTAGLLPWVDCRNQASLELEVDGRIDLFFSDSDPPIREQEVRRFLPQINPTGLILMHDASSHLRVVREAALRMEQEGLISVVLLPTPRGLVVAQKRTGRK, encoded by the coding sequence GTGCGCGCCTGGAAAGCTGAGGCCGGGCAATACAACGCCGTCCCTTATACTGCTGATAATGTCGCGAGGACGCACCTGATCCCCTTTATCGAAATCGGCCCTCTCAAGCTGGGCACCTACGGCCTGATGGTTTGGCTGGGGCTGGTGTGCGGCTACAAGGCGCTGGAAGCCGACTTGAAGCGACGCAAGCTTTCGGCGGACGCTTTGAACATCGCGCTGTGGCTGGCGGCCGCGGGTCTGGTTGGCTCCAAGCTCTACCACGTGCTGGAGACACCGGCCGAGCTGTTCGCTGATCCGGTGGGACGCTTGTTCAGCTCCAGCGGATTCGCCTGGTATGGAGCGGCGATCGGAGGGGTGATTACCGTAGTTCTGCTGGCGCGGCACTACAAAATGCCGCTGCCGGTGATGCTCGATGTGACCACGCCCGCCGTGGCGCTGGGATACGCCGTCGGACGCATCGGCTGCCTGCTCTCGGGCGACGGCGACTACGGCATCCCCACTTCGCTGCCCTGGGGCATGAGTTTTCCCCACGGCCTGGTACCGACGACCGAGCGCGTGCACCCGACGCCCATCTATGAATTCCTCGCAGGCGTGGTGATCTTCTACTACTTGTGGCGGGTGGGAGCCAAGGTGCTGCTGCAGCCGCGCCCCGTAGGTGAAGTGGCGGCGCAATACTTCGTGCTGAGCGGGCTGGCGCGCTTTCTGGTGGAGTTCATCCGCATCAACCCGCGGTCGTTCTTTGGCCTGACCAACGCGCAGGCCGTGAGCCTGCTGTCGATGATTGCAGGAATCACGCTGCTGGCGGTGGTGCGGCGGCGGTTCAAGGCGGTCAAGGCGGAGCACCGCATCGCGCAGCATGCCGGCGAGCACGGAACCAAGATGCAGCCCGAATATCACCGCGCGACGCCCGAGTGTCCGCATCCGGAGCGCTGGCGCATGTACGACTCCATGACGGCCGAGGTCGAAGTGCTGGAGTTCCTCAAGTGCCTGGTCACCACCGTGAAGCCGAGCCTGGTGGTCGAGACCGGCAGCTTCATGGGCGCAAGCACCTTGTGGATCGCCGAAGGGCTGAAGCAGAACGGTTTCGGCAAGGTCATCACCTGCGAGCACGATCCCGTGGTGTTCGCGAAAGCCCGGGAACGACTGCAAACTGCGGGGCTGCTGCCCTGGGTCGACTGCCGGAACCAGGCCAGTCTGGAGCTCGAGGTCGACGGGAGGATCGACTTGTTTTTCAGCGACAGCGATCCGCCCATCCGCGAGCAGGAAGTGCGGCGCTTTCTGCCGCAGATCAATCCCACCGGTCTCATCCTCATGCACGACGCGAGTTCACACCTGCGCGTAGTACGCGAAGCCGCGCTGCGCATGGAGCAGGAGGGCCTCATCTCCGTTGTGCTGTTGCCCACGCCGCGCGGGCTGGTGGTTGCGCAAAAGAGAACCGGCCGGAAGTAA
- a CDS encoding HAD-IIB family hydrolase, which yields MSPLAPRYVVFTDLDGTLLDHHTYSWSAAQPALEELERRSIPLVFCSSKTRAEIEDLRRRLRNPHPFISENGAGVFIPQEYFKRKVPGEIRLGRYHCLALGKPYEQMIEQLKEIAAEAGAEVVGFHQMSAREVAANTGLDLRQAALAKRRDFDEPFFFAGSDSKAEKKLLQLAREHGLEVARGGRFHHLFAGSDKGKAVRKLMDLYRAASHVRLRSVALGDSANDLPMLAAVDQAFLLPNPEGEFDAQVLARLPKIMRGDAPGPEGWNSAVLGLLSS from the coding sequence GTGAGCCCGCTGGCGCCGCGCTACGTCGTGTTCACCGATCTCGACGGGACGCTGCTCGACCATCACACCTATTCGTGGTCAGCGGCCCAGCCGGCGCTGGAGGAGCTGGAACGGCGGTCTATTCCGCTGGTCTTTTGCAGCAGCAAGACACGGGCCGAGATCGAGGACTTGAGGAGGCGCCTGCGCAATCCGCATCCTTTCATTTCCGAGAACGGCGCCGGCGTGTTCATCCCCCAGGAATACTTCAAGCGAAAAGTTCCCGGCGAGATCCGGCTGGGCCGTTACCACTGCCTGGCGCTGGGAAAGCCGTACGAACAGATGATCGAGCAACTAAAGGAAATCGCGGCCGAAGCCGGCGCCGAGGTGGTCGGCTTCCACCAGATGAGTGCGCGCGAGGTCGCCGCTAACACCGGACTCGACCTGCGCCAGGCAGCATTGGCCAAACGCAGGGACTTCGACGAACCGTTTTTCTTCGCCGGATCGGATTCGAAGGCAGAGAAAAAACTTCTGCAACTGGCGCGGGAACATGGGCTTGAGGTGGCGCGCGGCGGACGCTTCCATCATCTGTTTGCCGGCAGTGACAAGGGCAAGGCGGTGCGCAAACTGATGGATCTGTATCGCGCCGCATCCCACGTTCGTCTGCGGTCGGTCGCTCTGGGCGACAGCGCCAATGACCTGCCGATGTTGGCGGCCGTCGACCAGGCCTTTCTGTTGCCGAACCCGGAAGGAGAGTTCGACGCCCAGGTGCTCGCTCGGCTGCCGAAGATCATGCGCGGCGATGCGCCGGGGCCTGAGGGATGGAACAGCGCTGTGCTCGGGCTGCTGTCGTCCTGA
- a CDS encoding cell wall biosynthesis glycosyltransferase — translation MEAFLPAELETRLKEIGETDIVAGIPSYNNARTIGHVVRAVAAGLAKYFPDRRSILVNSDGASKDGTPEVVLKAEVDTESLLLVAHPVRPVQRLSTPYHGIPGKGSAFRTIFEVARQLNAKACLVVDSDLRSITPHWVDLLVRPVLERNIDFVAPYYLRHKYDGTITNGIIYPLTRTLFGKSVRQPIGGDFGFSGRLAAHYLTKDVWETDVARFGIDIWMTVTAMGDGFRIGQSYLGAKLHDAKDPGADLTAMFRQVVGSLFSLMGSYEAVWKEPKTGESVPMFGFPFDVGVEPITVDVNRMIRAYAQGVRDLAEVYKVFLSPETLESLAAWARVDGENFRIPDVLWVRLIYEFAAAHHQKKMDRDHLMQSLVPLYLGRTASFVIEVRESNAVQVEDRIEQLCRIFEQEKPYLLARWSGTPPPEKTEKVEKAEKEESRAIAD, via the coding sequence GTGGAAGCCTTCCTGCCGGCCGAACTGGAGACTCGCCTGAAGGAGATCGGCGAGACGGACATCGTCGCCGGTATTCCCAGCTACAACAACGCCCGCACCATCGGACATGTGGTGCGCGCCGTAGCCGCGGGACTGGCGAAGTATTTCCCCGACCGGCGGTCCATCCTGGTGAATTCCGACGGCGCCTCCAAGGACGGCACGCCGGAGGTAGTGCTGAAGGCGGAGGTGGACACGGAATCGCTGTTGCTGGTGGCGCACCCGGTGCGTCCGGTGCAGCGGCTGAGCACGCCCTACCACGGGATTCCGGGGAAGGGCAGCGCGTTTCGCACCATCTTCGAAGTGGCCCGTCAGTTGAACGCCAAGGCCTGCCTGGTAGTGGACTCGGATCTGCGCAGCATCACGCCCCACTGGGTGGACCTGCTGGTGCGCCCGGTGCTGGAGCGCAACATCGACTTCGTCGCGCCCTACTACCTGCGCCACAAGTACGACGGCACCATCACCAACGGCATCATCTATCCACTGACCCGCACCCTGTTCGGCAAGAGCGTGCGGCAGCCCATCGGAGGAGACTTCGGTTTCTCCGGACGCCTGGCGGCGCACTATCTGACCAAGGACGTGTGGGAGACCGACGTGGCGCGCTTCGGGATCGACATCTGGATGACGGTCACGGCGATGGGCGATGGGTTCCGCATCGGGCAGTCCTACCTGGGCGCCAAACTGCACGACGCCAAGGATCCCGGAGCCGACCTGACGGCCATGTTTCGCCAGGTCGTGGGCTCGTTGTTCTCCCTGATGGGAAGCTACGAGGCGGTGTGGAAGGAACCCAAGACAGGGGAATCGGTGCCGATGTTCGGTTTTCCGTTCGACGTGGGCGTCGAGCCCATCACGGTCGACGTCAACCGCATGATCCGCGCCTACGCGCAGGGCGTGCGCGACCTGGCGGAGGTGTACAAGGTGTTCCTTTCGCCGGAGACGCTCGAGTCTTTGGCAGCCTGGGCCAGGGTCGATGGCGAGAACTTCCGCATCCCGGACGTGCTGTGGGTACGGCTGATCTACGAGTTCGCGGCGGCGCACCATCAGAAGAAGATGGATCGCGACCATCTCATGCAATCGCTGGTGCCGCTATACCTGGGGCGGACGGCATCCTTCGTGATCGAGGTGCGGGAGAGCAATGCGGTTCAGGTCGAAGACCGCATCGAACAGTTATGCAGGATATTCGAGCAAGAAAAGCCCTATCTGCTGGCGCGCTGGTCCGGCACGCCGCCACCGGAGAAGACGGAGAAGGTGGAGAAGGCAGAGAAGGAGGAGTCACGTGCAATCGCTGATTGA
- a CDS encoding PilZ domain-containing protein, whose translation MAKEWMQSVIAPPEPREDKRRAKRFTMRLPIHVYFDDGIAREVTGVTRDVGAGGVYFYLDTPLATGLEIEYVVTLPRELVLMDRVQVRYRGRVVRSEAVPGQQIGIAAASTHFEYV comes from the coding sequence GTGGCGAAGGAATGGATGCAGTCGGTGATCGCCCCGCCCGAGCCTCGCGAGGACAAGCGTCGCGCCAAGCGCTTCACCATGCGTCTGCCCATCCACGTGTACTTTGACGACGGCATCGCGCGCGAGGTCACCGGCGTCACGCGTGACGTCGGCGCCGGCGGTGTCTACTTTTATCTTGATACGCCCCTCGCCACGGGCCTGGAAATCGAATACGTCGTCACCCTGCCGCGTGAACTGGTGCTGATGGACCGCGTCCAGGTGCGCTATCGCGGCCGCGTCGTGCGCAGCGAGGCCGTTCCCGGCCAGCAGATCGGCATCGCCGCCGCTAGCACGCACTTCGAGTACGTGTAG
- a CDS encoding enoyl-ACP reductase, whose product MFQPLEGRNAVVFGVANKRSIAWAISQSLANAGARLAVTYQNERLAEEARDLIADLPGAEGFQCDVSSDQEVDRLFGELQSRYGKLHVLVHSIAYAPAEELKGEFLNTTREGFRIAHDVSVYSLIALARAAAPLMTEGGSIITLTYHGSERVVPHYNVMGVAKAALEATVRYLAHDLGKRKIRVNAISAGPIKTLAARGIAGLGDMLKSHAERAPLARNVDVAEVGSTALFLASDASSAITGEVIYVDCGYNIMGF is encoded by the coding sequence ATGTTTCAACCGCTCGAGGGTCGCAATGCGGTCGTCTTCGGAGTCGCCAACAAACGCTCCATCGCCTGGGCCATCTCGCAGAGTCTGGCTAATGCCGGCGCCCGCCTGGCCGTTACGTATCAGAACGAGCGACTGGCCGAAGAAGCTCGCGACCTCATCGCCGACCTTCCCGGCGCGGAGGGCTTCCAGTGTGATGTCTCCAGCGACCAGGAAGTGGATCGCCTGTTCGGCGAGCTGCAGTCCCGCTACGGCAAGCTGCACGTGCTGGTGCATTCGATCGCGTACGCGCCTGCCGAGGAGTTGAAGGGAGAGTTCCTGAACACCACGCGTGAAGGCTTCCGTATCGCGCACGATGTCAGCGTGTATTCGCTCATCGCGCTGGCGCGCGCCGCCGCGCCGCTGATGACCGAAGGCGGCAGCATCATCACCCTCACCTATCACGGCTCCGAGCGCGTCGTGCCGCACTACAACGTCATGGGTGTGGCCAAGGCCGCGCTCGAAGCTACCGTCCGCTACCTTGCCCACGACCTCGGCAAGCGCAAGATCCGCGTCAACGCCATCTCCGCCGGACCCATCAAGACCCTGGCCGCGCGCGGCATCGCCGGCCTGGGCGACATGCTCAAGTCCCACGCCGAGCGCGCCCCGCTGGCCCGAAACGTGGACGTTGCCGAAGTGGGTTCCACGGCTCTCTTCCTGGCCTCCGACGCCTCCAGCGCCATCACCGGCGAGGTCATCTACGTGGATTGCGGCTACAACATCATGGGATTCTGA
- the tsaE gene encoding tRNA (adenosine(37)-N6)-threonylcarbamoyltransferase complex ATPase subunit type 1 TsaE, producing the protein MRSKEILTGSAEETTALGRKLAAELRPPKLVVVTGELGAGKTTLIKGIVEGFKAAKVEDVTSPTFTLVHEFRGPEADVYHIDLYRVDTPRELETLGLDDLMGERSLLLIEWGEKFERFRRDRDVEIKIARTGENQRRIELSN; encoded by the coding sequence GTGAGATCGAAGGAAATCCTGACTGGCTCGGCGGAGGAAACAACGGCTCTTGGGCGGAAGCTTGCCGCCGAACTACGTCCGCCGAAACTCGTGGTGGTGACCGGCGAGCTGGGAGCAGGGAAGACCACACTCATCAAAGGCATCGTCGAGGGCTTCAAGGCGGCGAAGGTAGAAGACGTGACCAGCCCGACCTTCACGCTGGTGCACGAATTCCGCGGGCCGGAAGCTGATGTGTATCACATCGATCTGTATCGCGTGGACACGCCGCGCGAACTGGAGACGCTGGGCCTGGATGACCTGATGGGAGAGCGCAGCCTGCTGCTGATCGAGTGGGGAGAGAAATTTGAACGTTTTCGAAGAGACCGCGACGTTGAAATCAAGATTGCGCGGACAGGAGAAAACCAGCGGCGGATTGAATTGTCGAATTGA